Proteins encoded by one window of Pseudomonas sp. PSKL.D1:
- the ftsH gene encoding ATP-dependent zinc metalloprotease FtsH, giving the protein MAKNLILWLIIAAVLVTVMNNFSSPNEPQTLNYSDFIQQVKDGKVERVTVDGYIITGKRADGDNFKTVRPAITDNGLIGDLVDNHVIIEGKQPEQQSIWTQLLVASFPILVIIAVFMFFMRQMQGGAGGKGGPMSFGKSKARLLSEDQVKTTLADVAGCDEAKEEVGELVEFLRDPGKFQRLGGRIPRGVLMVGPPGTGKTLLAKAIAGEAKVPFFTISGSDFVEMFVGVGASRVRDMFEQAKKHAPCIIFIDEIDAVGRHRGAGMGGGHDEREQTLNQLLVEMDGFEMNDGIIVIAATNRPDVLDPALLRPGRFDRQVVVGLPDIRGREQILKVHMRKVPIGENVNPAVIARGTPGFSGADLANLVNEASLFAARANKRLVEMKEFELAKDKIMMGAERKTMVMSEKEKQNTAYHEAGHAIVGRLVPEHDPVYKVSIIPRGRALGVTMFLPEEDRYSLSKRALNSQICSLYGGRIAEEMTLGFDGVTTGASNDIMRASQIARNMVTKWGLSEKLGPLMYAEEEGEVFLGRSAGSQHASVSGETAKLIDSEVRSIIDQCYATAQQLLTDNRDKLDAMAEALMKYETIDADQIDDIMAGRTPREPRDWDDDSATGGSATQGDRPESPIGGPAAQH; this is encoded by the coding sequence ATGGCAAAGAATCTGATCCTGTGGTTGATCATCGCGGCTGTCCTGGTGACAGTGATGAACAACTTCTCCAGCCCTAACGAGCCGCAGACCCTCAACTACTCCGACTTCATCCAGCAAGTGAAGGATGGCAAGGTCGAGCGTGTGACCGTCGACGGCTACATCATTACCGGCAAGCGCGCCGATGGCGACAACTTCAAGACCGTGCGCCCGGCCATTACCGACAACGGCCTGATCGGCGACCTGGTCGACAACCACGTGATCATCGAAGGCAAGCAGCCTGAGCAGCAGAGCATCTGGACTCAGTTGCTGGTGGCGAGCTTCCCGATCCTGGTGATCATTGCCGTGTTCATGTTCTTCATGCGCCAGATGCAAGGTGGTGCAGGCGGCAAGGGCGGGCCGATGAGCTTCGGCAAGAGCAAGGCGCGCCTGCTGTCTGAAGATCAGGTCAAGACCACCCTGGCTGACGTCGCGGGTTGCGATGAGGCCAAGGAAGAAGTGGGTGAGCTGGTCGAGTTTCTGCGCGATCCGGGCAAGTTCCAGCGCCTGGGTGGCCGTATTCCGCGCGGTGTGCTGATGGTTGGCCCACCCGGTACCGGTAAGACCCTGCTGGCCAAGGCCATCGCCGGTGAAGCGAAAGTACCGTTCTTCACCATCTCCGGTTCCGACTTCGTCGAAATGTTCGTCGGCGTGGGTGCCAGCCGTGTTCGTGACATGTTCGAACAGGCCAAGAAACACGCACCTTGCATCATCTTCATCGACGAGATCGACGCCGTTGGTCGCCACCGTGGCGCTGGCATGGGCGGCGGTCACGATGAGCGTGAGCAAACCCTCAACCAGTTGCTGGTAGAGATGGACGGTTTCGAGATGAACGATGGCATCATCGTCATCGCGGCTACCAACCGCCCGGACGTGCTTGACCCGGCGCTGCTGCGCCCCGGTCGTTTCGACCGCCAGGTGGTGGTCGGCTTGCCGGATATCCGTGGCCGCGAGCAAATCCTTAAAGTCCACATGCGCAAGGTTCCAATTGGCGAAAACGTCAATCCGGCAGTCATTGCTCGTGGTACCCCAGGTTTCTCCGGTGCCGACCTGGCCAACCTGGTCAACGAAGCCTCGCTGTTCGCCGCGCGTGCCAACAAGCGCCTGGTCGAAATGAAAGAGTTCGAACTGGCAAAAGACAAGATCATGATGGGCGCAGAGCGCAAGACCATGGTCATGTCCGAAAAAGAGAAGCAGAACACTGCTTATCACGAGGCTGGCCACGCTATCGTTGGTCGGCTGGTGCCGGAGCATGACCCGGTCTACAAAGTGTCGATCATTCCGCGCGGCCGCGCCTTGGGCGTGACCATGTTCCTGCCGGAAGAAGACCGTTACAGCCTTTCCAAGCGTGCACTGAACAGCCAGATCTGCTCGCTGTATGGCGGCCGTATCGCTGAAGAGATGACCCTGGGCTTCGATGGCGTCACCACCGGTGCTTCCAACGACATCATGCGTGCCAGCCAGATTGCGCGGAACATGGTGACCAAGTGGGGCCTGTCCGAAAAGCTGGGCCCGCTGATGTATGCGGAAGAAGAGGGTGAAGTCTTCCTCGGCCGCAGTGCAGGTAGCCAACACGCCAGCGTTTCGGGTGAAACCGCCAAGCTGATCGACTCCGAAGTGCGCAGCATCATCGACCAGTGCTATGCGACGGCCCAGCAGCTGCTGACCGACAACCGCGACAAGCTGGATGCCATGGCCGAAGCGCTGATGAAGTACGAAACCATCGACGCCGACCAGATCGACGATATCATGGCCGGCCGTACCCCGCGCGAACCGCGCGACTGGGATGACGACTCGGCTACGGGTGGCTCCGCGACTCAGGGCGACCGCCCGGAATCGCCGATCGGCGGCCCGGCGGCTCAACACTAA
- the rlmE gene encoding 23S rRNA (uridine(2552)-2'-O)-methyltransferase RlmE, whose translation MVQRSKSSANWLREHFNDPFVKQAQKDGYRSRASYKLLEIQERDKLIRPGMSVIDLGAAPGGWSQVTSRLIGGQGRLIASDILEMDSIADVTFIQGDFTHDEVLQRILEAVGDSHVDLVISDMAPNMSGTPAVDIPRAMFLCELALDLASRVLKPGGDFLIKIFQGEGFDVYLKDVRSKFDKVQMRKPSSSRDRSREQYLLGRGFKGA comes from the coding sequence GTGGTACAACGTTCCAAAAGCAGCGCAAACTGGCTGCGAGAGCATTTTAACGATCCTTTTGTGAAGCAGGCGCAGAAGGACGGCTACCGTTCGCGCGCGAGCTACAAACTGCTGGAGATTCAGGAAAGGGACAAACTGATCCGCCCGGGCATGAGCGTGATCGACCTTGGCGCGGCCCCTGGTGGTTGGTCGCAGGTGACCAGTCGTCTGATTGGTGGCCAAGGCCGGTTGATTGCCTCCGACATCCTGGAAATGGACTCTATCGCCGATGTGACCTTCATCCAGGGTGACTTCACCCATGATGAAGTGCTGCAGCGAATTCTCGAGGCGGTCGGTGATTCGCACGTAGACCTTGTGATTTCCGACATGGCCCCCAATATGAGTGGTACGCCCGCGGTGGACATACCGCGTGCCATGTTCCTCTGCGAGCTGGCCCTCGATCTGGCGTCCCGCGTGCTCAAGCCCGGCGGTGACTTCCTGATCAAGATTTTCCAGGGCGAAGGTTTTGACGTGTACCTGAAGGACGTGCGCAGCAAGTTCGACAAGGTGCAGATGCGCAAGCCCTCTTCGTCGCGGGACCGTTCCCGCGAGCAGTACCTGCTTGGCAGGGGTTTCAAGGGGGCATGA
- the folP gene encoding dihydropteroate synthase translates to MSSQLYPTRLPCGNRVLDLSRTHVMGILNITPDSFSDGGRFNQRDEALRHAEAMVAAGATLIDIGGESTRPGARAVSVTEELERVAPMVEAINSRLDVVISVDTSTPAVIRESARLGAGLINDVRALERDGALDAAADTGLPVCLMHMRGEPGNMQDDPHYQDVTADVTRYLEQRMAACAAAGIDADRIILDPGFGFAKTLAHNLSLFKHMEALYRLGRPLLVGVSRKSMIGLTLDRPVGERLYGSLALAALAMTKGASILRVHDVAETVDVVRMIAAVQNAE, encoded by the coding sequence ATGAGCTCACAGCTGTACCCAACCCGGTTGCCTTGTGGCAACCGGGTTCTTGATTTATCCCGCACCCATGTCATGGGTATTCTCAACATCACTCCCGATTCCTTCTCAGATGGCGGGCGCTTCAATCAGCGTGATGAAGCGTTGCGTCACGCAGAAGCGATGGTGGCGGCTGGCGCTACGCTGATCGACATCGGTGGCGAGTCGACTCGCCCTGGTGCGCGTGCGGTGTCGGTTACCGAAGAGCTGGAGCGCGTGGCGCCGATGGTGGAAGCCATCAACAGCCGGCTCGATGTGGTGATCTCCGTCGATACCTCCACGCCTGCCGTGATCCGTGAGTCGGCGCGCCTCGGCGCCGGGCTGATCAACGATGTGCGGGCACTGGAGCGCGATGGCGCTCTGGATGCTGCGGCAGATACCGGGTTGCCTGTGTGCTTGATGCACATGCGCGGCGAGCCGGGGAACATGCAGGACGATCCGCATTATCAGGATGTGACAGCCGATGTTACGCGCTATCTTGAACAGCGGATGGCTGCATGCGCGGCTGCCGGGATCGACGCTGACCGCATCATTCTTGACCCAGGCTTCGGCTTCGCCAAGACCTTGGCGCACAACCTCAGCCTGTTCAAACACATGGAGGCGCTCTATCGCCTCGGGCGCCCGCTGCTGGTGGGCGTTTCACGCAAAAGCATGATCGGCCTGACGCTGGATCGCCCGGTCGGCGAGCGGCTGTATGGCAGCCTTGCGCTGGCGGCATTGGCCATGACCAAGGGGGCCAGCATCCTGCGTGTCCATGATGTGGCCGAAACCGTTGATGTGGTGCGCATGATCGCTGCAGTGCAGAACGCCGAATAA
- the glmM gene encoding phosphoglucosamine mutase codes for MSRKYFGTDGIRGRVGEYPITPDFMLKLGWAAGMAFRKQGNCRVLVGKDTRISGYMFESALEAGLSAAGADVMLLGPMPTPAIAYLTRTFHAEAGIVISASHNPHDDNGIKFFSGQGTKLPDEVELMIEELLDQPMTVVDSSKLGKVSRINDAAGRYIEFCKSSVPSSTSFEGLKLVVDCAHGATYKVAPSVFRELGADVTVLHAQPDGLNINENCGSTHIESLQAAVLIGHADLGIAFDGDGDRVLMVDHTGAIVDGDELLFIIARDLQERGKLQGGVVGTLMSNLGLELALKDLDIPFVRAKVGDRYVMAELLERDWLVGGENSGHVVCCNHTTTGDAIIAALQVLMALKRRGETLAQARQALRKCPQVLINVRFAGGGVDPLEHPEVKAASAKATEDMAGRGRVLLRKSGTEPLVRVMVEGDDENQVRTHAEALAKLVGEVCA; via the coding sequence ATGAGCAGAAAATACTTTGGTACCGACGGCATTCGTGGCCGCGTCGGCGAATACCCGATCACGCCGGACTTCATGCTGAAGCTGGGCTGGGCGGCGGGCATGGCGTTCCGCAAGCAGGGTAACTGCCGCGTACTGGTTGGCAAGGACACGCGTATCTCGGGCTATATGTTCGAATCTGCCCTTGAGGCCGGCCTTTCTGCCGCCGGGGCGGATGTGATGTTGCTTGGGCCGATGCCAACACCTGCCATTGCTTACCTCACTCGTACCTTCCATGCCGAAGCTGGCATCGTGATCAGTGCCTCGCACAACCCGCATGATGACAACGGCATCAAGTTTTTCTCGGGGCAGGGCACCAAACTGCCCGATGAAGTCGAGCTGATGATCGAAGAGCTGCTGGATCAGCCCATGACGGTGGTCGATTCCAGCAAGCTGGGTAAGGTTTCCCGCATCAATGATGCCGCTGGCCGCTACATTGAGTTCTGCAAAAGTAGCGTGCCAAGCAGCACCAGCTTCGAAGGCCTCAAACTGGTGGTCGACTGTGCCCACGGTGCAACCTACAAGGTCGCACCCAGTGTGTTCCGCGAGCTGGGGGCCGATGTAACCGTGCTGCATGCGCAGCCTGATGGCCTGAACATCAACGAAAACTGCGGTTCGACCCATATCGAATCGCTGCAAGCCGCGGTGCTGATCGGCCATGCCGACCTGGGCATAGCCTTCGACGGCGATGGCGATCGTGTGCTGATGGTTGATCACACTGGCGCCATCGTTGATGGCGACGAATTGCTCTTCATCATTGCCCGGGACCTGCAGGAGCGGGGCAAGTTGCAAGGCGGCGTGGTAGGCACGCTGATGAGCAACCTTGGGCTTGAACTTGCACTCAAGGATCTGGATATCCCGTTCGTGCGCGCCAAGGTAGGCGACCGCTACGTCATGGCCGAGTTGCTGGAGCGTGACTGGTTGGTAGGTGGCGAGAACTCGGGGCATGTTGTGTGCTGCAACCACACCACTACAGGGGACGCCATCATCGCAGCACTGCAGGTGCTGATGGCGCTCAAGCGCCGCGGTGAAACCCTGGCCCAGGCCCGTCAAGCCCTGCGTAAGTGCCCGCAAGTGTTGATCAACGTGCGCTTCGCGGGTGGCGGTGTCGACCCTCTTGAGCACCCTGAAGTGAAGGCTGCCAGTGCCAAGGCAACCGAGGACATGGCTGGTCGTGGGCGTGTGCTGCTGCGCAAGTCCGGTACCGAGCCATTGGTGCGGGTAATGGTGGAAGGCGATGATGAAAATCAGGTGCGCACCCACGCCGAAGCCTTGGCCAAGCTGGTCGGCGAAGTTTGTGCCTGA
- the yhbY gene encoding ribosome assembly RNA-binding protein YhbY produces MPLNNEQKKQYKSIGHDLKPVLIVAGNGLNEGVIAELERALVDHELIKVEIRSEDREERAETIAELCKAGRAELVQTIGKKALIYRKNPQPNKQLSNIHRYK; encoded by the coding sequence ATGCCGCTCAATAACGAGCAGAAGAAGCAATACAAGTCCATTGGTCATGACCTGAAGCCGGTCCTGATCGTTGCTGGCAACGGTTTGAATGAAGGCGTCATCGCCGAACTGGAACGCGCGCTCGTCGACCATGAACTGATCAAGGTCGAAATTCGCTCGGAAGACCGCGAAGAACGCGCCGAAACCATTGCCGAACTGTGCAAGGCTGGCCGTGCCGAGCTGGTGCAGACCATCGGCAAGAAAGCCCTGATCTACCGCAAGAACCCACAGCCGAACAAGCAGCTGTCCAACATCCACCGTTACAAGTAA